The nucleotide window AAGGACAAAGTATATTTGAAACTATGGGTGCTCTTGCACCAGGATATGGAATGTTGGGAACCTTGATAGGACTTATAAATATGCTAAAGAACTTAGATGATGCATCTACTATTGGACCTAATATGTCAGTTGCATTAGTCACAACTTTTTATGGTTCACTGCTAGCAAATTTATTATTTATACCTACAGCAAATAAATTAAAGATAAGAAGTAAAAGAGAAATATTAGTCAAAGAGTTGATGGTGGAAGGATTGTTAGCTATTCAAGCAGGAGAAAATCCAAGAATTATAGAAGAAAAGCTTAAGACTTTTATCCCACCAGAAATGAGAAAGGACTATAGAGGCCAAGCTGAAAGAGAGGGAGCATAATGAGAAAGAGAAAGGTTGAAGAAAAATCAGGTGGTGCAGCAGAATGGTTGACAACTTATAGTGATATGGTCACGCTTTTACTGTGCTTTTTTGTACTTCTTTTTTCTTTTTCAGAAATTGATGCTCAAAAGTTCAGATCTATTATGAGCTCTTTTCAGGGTGGAGCAGGAGTATTAGAAAGTGGAACTGCTATGGATATTCCTGAAAATCTACTAGGAGATGACAATGTGGATGCTGACGAATTGGCAAAACTTAAGAGTGTTATAGAAGAATATGCTGAAGATACTGGTTTGAAAGGTGAAATAACACTTACAGTTGAAGAAAGAGGATTAGTTATAAGATTTATGGATAGTATTTTCTTTGATTCTGGAAAAGCAGATTTAAAGCCTGAATCTAAACAAATATTGCACTATGTAGCTGAACTGTTAAATAGAGAAGAATTTAAAGAAAAACAAATAAAAATTGAAGGGCATACAGATACTGATCCAATAATACG belongs to Sporanaerobacter acetigenes DSM 13106 and includes:
- a CDS encoding OmpA family protein; protein product: MRKRKVEEKSGGAAEWLTTYSDMVTLLLCFFVLLFSFSEIDAQKFRSIMSSFQGGAGVLESGTAMDIPENLLGDDNVDADELAKLKSVIEEYAEDTGLKGEITLTVEERGLVIRFMDSIFFDSGKADLKPESKQILHYVAELLNREEFKEKQIKIEGHTDTDPIIRSNTYPTNWELSAIRATNVLRYLVEDEKISGDRISSSGYSYYRPIAPNDTKENKAKNRRVDIVILKSSQELLEP